From the Selenomonas timonae genome, one window contains:
- a CDS encoding YifB family Mg chelatase-like AAA ATPase: MFAKTYGATTLGIDGRIIDVEVDVSPGLPGFELVGLPDTSVKESKERVRTAIRNSGIQLRQERVTVNLAPADVRKDSSGLDLPIAVGLLASYGMVPEAAVQSALFSAELSLDGNCRPISGILPMAITAREHGLTEFYVAPSNADEALLIDGLKVYAVENLAQLVRHLTGTETLTPAVPHPTEQKKDAAFTDDFADVQGQYQAKRALEIAAAGGHNVLMVGVPGSGKTMLARRMPSILPELTKEEAIEITKIYSISGLLGKDTGLVTTRPFRSPHHTSSTVAMIGGGSIPRPGEVTLAHHGVLFLDELPEFSKKTLEVLREPIEDRQITVSRANATLTFPSSIILVAAMNPCPCGFHGDKDHICECSAGEIKRYTRKLSGPLLDRIDLHIRVSRVTYAELHATRKAESSESIRQRVVAARIIQRERLQRHGLFCNAQMNHSMIKKYCRLDKDAEAILEAAFHQINLSARSHDRIIKVARTIADLGQSTAITAAHIAEAIQLRSDVGLNID, from the coding sequence TTGTTTGCAAAGACCTATGGTGCGACGACCCTCGGGATAGACGGACGGATTATCGACGTTGAGGTGGATGTGTCTCCGGGGCTTCCGGGCTTTGAGCTGGTCGGGCTTCCCGATACGTCGGTAAAGGAGTCGAAGGAGCGGGTACGCACTGCCATCCGCAACTCCGGTATTCAACTGCGGCAGGAGCGGGTGACGGTGAATCTTGCACCTGCCGATGTGCGAAAGGACAGCTCTGGGCTTGATCTGCCGATTGCCGTCGGACTCCTTGCATCCTACGGTATGGTTCCGGAGGCGGCGGTGCAGAGTGCGCTTTTCTCGGCAGAGCTTTCCCTTGATGGGAACTGCCGTCCGATCAGCGGCATTCTCCCGATGGCGATTACGGCGCGTGAGCACGGTCTGACAGAGTTCTACGTTGCACCGTCCAATGCAGATGAGGCACTTCTTATTGACGGGCTGAAGGTCTATGCGGTCGAGAATCTGGCGCAACTTGTGCGCCATCTGACGGGCACGGAGACGCTGACTCCTGCTGTACCACACCCAACAGAGCAGAAAAAGGACGCTGCTTTTACGGATGACTTTGCGGACGTACAGGGGCAGTATCAGGCGAAGCGTGCGCTTGAGATTGCAGCGGCGGGAGGGCACAATGTGCTCATGGTCGGCGTGCCCGGCTCGGGCAAGACGATGCTGGCACGTCGGATGCCTTCGATTCTGCCGGAGCTGACGAAGGAAGAAGCCATTGAGATCACGAAGATCTATAGCATCTCGGGGCTGCTGGGTAAAGATACAGGGCTTGTGACCACGCGGCCCTTCCGCAGTCCGCACCATACCTCCTCGACGGTGGCGATGATCGGCGGTGGGAGCATCCCGCGCCCGGGCGAGGTGACACTTGCGCATCATGGCGTGCTCTTTCTGGATGAACTGCCGGAGTTCAGCAAGAAGACGCTTGAGGTGCTGCGTGAGCCAATCGAGGATCGTCAGATTACGGTGTCGCGTGCGAACGCGACGCTGACCTTTCCCTCTAGTATCATTTTGGTAGCGGCAATGAATCCGTGCCCCTGCGGATTTCACGGAGATAAGGATCATATATGTGAGTGTTCTGCGGGCGAGATCAAGCGATATACACGAAAATTATCAGGGCCGTTGCTTGACCGTATCGATCTTCATATCCGTGTGTCGCGTGTAACCTATGCGGAGCTTCATGCTACGCGTAAGGCGGAATCCTCTGAATCCATTCGTCAGCGCGTTGTGGCGGCTCGCATTATTCAACGCGAGCGATTGCAGAGACACGGCCTCTTTTGCAATGCACAGATGAATCACAGTATGATAAAGAAATATTGCCGACTGGATAAGGATGCGGAAGCGATACTCGAGGCGGCGTTTCATCAGATTAACCTATCGGCACGCTCGCATGACCGCATTATCAAGGTAGCACGGACGATTGCCGATCTGGGGCAAAGTACGGCCATCACAGCGGCGCATATTGCGGAGGCAATACAGCTGCGCAGCGATGTCGGTCTGAATATTGATTGA
- a CDS encoding O-linked N-acetylglucosamine transferase, SPINDLY family protein, with protein sequence MQEQPPKAEHAAEEKLNWLRLATKFSADGDLKGMRACAQEVDRLMEGDIDAMAVNAEVALYSGRIDEAEELAAKVLSVQPRHPRARMVQAGLAALEFRLDDEIPLLADLIEELSCKAKVLGEEDLSYAIYHQMLKRARGWLADALYLAGEAKGAAHELLMSSRLADEADEAAELYSKYLFMRNYRHLGAKEGRIKAEYYDSLIDVQPYVHDNIVRSSQRKLRIGYISPDFREHAVSYFLTPLLRHFDGEQFMVFCYATGRSDAVTERFRTRRVTWRDLRGRQPRTAARLIAEDKIDVLVDLSGHSQDNALPIMAYRPAPVQISGIGYTNTTGLHVIDYFLSDEICIPKGDRAAEVGFTERILRMPHSHLCYAPEEIRAMPEAGYETPVRRNGYVTFGSFNNFAKVTDEILLLWRGILESVKGSKLIIKGKIASIDAGLNFAKHRLSLLNYDLTRVEFRPYSPDYLEQYRDIDIALDTAPYNGGLTTCEALYMGVPVISLRGRTHGSRFGASILTNAGVRELVAENDINYVRRAVQLAESPKLIEAYHMGLRANMKRSPLMNVQGYMEDLENLYQEIWEKFCASKI encoded by the coding sequence ATGCAGGAACAGCCGCCAAAGGCTGAACACGCGGCGGAGGAAAAGCTCAACTGGCTGAGGCTTGCAACGAAATTCTCTGCCGATGGCGATCTGAAAGGAATGCGCGCCTGTGCCCAGGAGGTGGATCGCCTGATGGAGGGGGATATTGACGCGATGGCCGTCAATGCCGAAGTGGCGCTCTACAGTGGCCGAATCGACGAGGCAGAGGAGCTTGCTGCAAAGGTACTGAGTGTTCAGCCGCGCCATCCGCGTGCCCGCATGGTGCAGGCCGGACTTGCGGCGCTGGAGTTTCGTCTGGACGACGAGATACCGCTGCTCGCAGATCTGATTGAGGAACTGAGCTGCAAGGCGAAGGTGCTTGGCGAGGAGGATCTCTCCTACGCAATCTATCATCAGATGCTGAAGCGTGCACGCGGATGGCTTGCCGATGCGCTCTACCTGGCGGGAGAGGCAAAGGGGGCGGCTCATGAACTCCTTATGTCCAGTCGTCTTGCGGATGAGGCGGATGAAGCAGCGGAGCTCTACAGCAAGTATCTCTTCATGCGCAACTATCGCCATCTCGGAGCGAAAGAGGGGCGGATCAAGGCGGAATACTATGACAGTCTCATAGATGTTCAGCCCTATGTGCATGACAATATCGTACGTTCATCGCAGCGAAAACTTCGCATTGGGTATATTTCGCCCGATTTTCGTGAGCATGCTGTCTCGTATTTCCTGACGCCTCTGCTGCGTCATTTTGACGGCGAGCAGTTCATGGTGTTCTGCTATGCAACGGGCAGGAGCGATGCCGTGACGGAGCGTTTCCGCACACGTCGTGTCACATGGCGTGATCTGCGCGGACGCCAGCCGCGGACGGCGGCACGACTCATTGCAGAGGATAAGATTGATGTATTGGTGGATTTGTCTGGACATTCGCAAGACAACGCACTGCCGATTATGGCGTACCGTCCTGCTCCTGTTCAGATTTCGGGGATCGGCTATACGAATACGACGGGACTGCACGTGATTGACTACTTCCTCTCCGATGAGATCTGCATTCCCAAGGGTGACCGCGCGGCAGAGGTCGGTTTTACCGAGCGGATTCTGCGCATGCCGCACTCCCACCTCTGCTATGCGCCCGAGGAGATCCGTGCAATGCCTGAGGCGGGGTATGAGACTCCCGTGCGCAGGAACGGCTATGTGACGTTTGGTAGCTTCAATAATTTTGCCAAGGTTACGGATGAAATCCTGCTCCTATGGCGTGGAATTCTCGAATCTGTTAAGGGCTCGAAGCTCATTATCAAGGGGAAGATCGCAAGCATTGACGCAGGGCTCAATTTTGCCAAGCACCGCCTCTCCTTGCTGAACTATGATCTTACACGCGTGGAATTTCGTCCGTATAGTCCGGACTACCTCGAGCAGTATCGGGACATTGACATCGCGCTCGACACCGCTCCCTATAACGGCGGTCTGACAACGTGCGAAGCGCTCTATATGGGGGTTCCTGTCATCTCGCTGCGCGGGCGTACGCACGGCTCCCGCTTCGGTGCCTCCATTTTGACAAATGCGGGCGTACGCGAGCTCGTTGCGGAGAACGACATCAACTATGTACGACGCGCGGTTCAACTTGCAGAGTCGCCAAAGCTGATCGAGGCGTACCATATGGGACTGCGCGCAAATATGAAGCGCTCGCCCCTGATGAACGTACAAGGCTATATGGAAGACTTGGAAAACCTATATCAGGAAATCTGGGAGAAATTCTGCGCATCGAAAATTTAG
- a CDS encoding DNA polymerase III subunit alpha, whose product MAFAHLHVHTEYSLLDGASRVKELVRRTKELGMDAVAMTDHGVMYGAVRFYKEAKAQGIHPIIGCEVYLAPRMRQERAEVDGTRYYHLILLAENETGYRNLVQLISLANIEGYYYKPRVDKELLRKYHEGIIALSACVAGEIPQAILRGNMEQADVLVREYVEIFGRENFFLEIQDHGLPEEKTVNHAIRDLAKKHEISLVATNDVHYVHADDSEFHDILLCVQTGRTINDPDRMKFSGPDYYLKSEQEMAALFADYPGAIENTAKIAARCQVDFTFGELQLPFYPLPAPYESDDAYLRALCEERLSARYADVTDEIRERLSYELGVIRDMGYASYFLIVWDFINYARKHGVAVGPGRGSAAGSIVAYLLEITNIDPLQYALLFERFLNPERVSMPDIDIDFDDINRGKVISYVKERYGDDHVAQIATFGTMGAKGAIRDVGRVLEMSFSEVSAITKLVPAELNITLERALKESADFRRAYEEDENVARVIDLARKIEGLPRNTSIHAAGVVIAKNPLSSQVPVWVSEGTLVTEFDKDDVEALGLLKMDFLGLRTLTIIADTVRHIRTSHGIELDVDAIPLVDEKTSQMLCDGDTGAVFQMESAGMTNLVKDLQPKGFVDLIPTVALYRPGPLGSGMVTDFIDGLHGKKEVVYMHPLLEPILKETFGVVLYQEQVMQIVQVLAGFSLGQADLLRRAMGKKKHDLLMAQKEIFLQGCAKNAIEAGLANHIFDLLTHFADYGFNKSHSAAYGLLAWQTAYLKAHYPVEFMAGVLTSIMDKTDKIPVYIQLCRQMGIKILPPDINSSAATFGIEDGAIRFGLAAVRNVGENAIVSMERVRAEGGQFRSLVDFCARVDMRTVNKRAIESLIKCGAFDSLGTERNQMLVALDAAMQDAARRQRDLMSGQIGLFGEDTMEEVHQIQIPSDVPPSTARERLAWEKEATGFYITGHPLDDYSDTLGGLLSIGEIPNTVKRDRQLVRIGGILTSTKRFTTKKGDTMLFAELEDFSGKIELTVFPRVFYAHVSDLETDMILVVEGHVDTTGEEPKLLADQIWRMSEYRSSFYLIPSADADRRTLWTQMQELFAAHPGDHPVYVRSDGSWRPLHENYWIDGSAAVRQALTALMGESAVKVR is encoded by the coding sequence ATGGCCTTTGCACATCTGCATGTGCATACAGAGTACAGTCTGCTCGACGGTGCGAGCCGTGTCAAGGAACTTGTTCGGCGCACGAAGGAGCTCGGCATGGACGCAGTCGCTATGACCGATCACGGCGTTATGTACGGTGCTGTCCGATTCTATAAGGAAGCAAAGGCGCAGGGCATCCATCCCATCATTGGCTGCGAGGTCTATCTCGCGCCGCGTATGCGGCAGGAGCGCGCGGAGGTGGACGGCACACGCTACTACCATTTAATCCTTCTCGCCGAAAATGAAACCGGCTACCGCAATCTGGTGCAGCTCATATCCCTCGCAAATATCGAGGGATATTATTATAAGCCGCGTGTGGACAAGGAGCTGCTACGGAAATACCACGAGGGAATTATTGCGCTCTCTGCCTGTGTGGCGGGGGAAATTCCGCAGGCAATCCTGCGCGGGAATATGGAGCAGGCGGACGTGCTCGTCCGTGAATATGTGGAGATCTTCGGTCGGGAGAACTTCTTTCTCGAGATACAGGATCATGGTCTGCCTGAGGAAAAGACAGTCAACCATGCGATTCGTGATCTTGCGAAAAAACATGAGATTAGCCTTGTTGCAACAAATGATGTGCACTATGTCCATGCAGACGATAGCGAATTTCATGACATTCTTCTCTGTGTGCAGACAGGGAGAACCATCAACGATCCTGACCGCATGAAGTTTTCGGGTCCCGATTACTATCTGAAATCGGAGCAGGAGATGGCGGCGCTCTTTGCGGACTATCCGGGGGCGATTGAGAACACGGCGAAGATTGCTGCGCGCTGTCAGGTGGATTTCACCTTTGGAGAACTGCAGCTCCCGTTCTATCCCTTGCCCGCGCCCTATGAGAGCGACGACGCGTATCTTCGTGCACTTTGTGAGGAGCGCCTCTCTGCGCGTTATGCGGATGTCACGGATGAAATTCGCGAGCGCCTCTCCTATGAGCTTGGCGTCATTCGCGACATGGGATATGCGAGCTACTTCCTCATCGTGTGGGACTTCATCAACTACGCGCGGAAGCACGGCGTTGCCGTTGGTCCCGGGCGTGGTTCGGCAGCGGGCAGCATTGTCGCCTATCTCCTCGAGATCACGAATATCGATCCACTGCAGTATGCGCTCCTCTTTGAGCGCTTCCTCAATCCGGAACGCGTATCCATGCCGGATATTGATATCGACTTTGACGATATCAACCGCGGGAAGGTGATTTCGTATGTAAAGGAGCGCTATGGCGACGACCATGTCGCACAGATTGCCACCTTCGGTACGATGGGAGCGAAGGGCGCGATTCGCGATGTCGGGCGCGTCCTCGAAATGTCGTTCAGCGAGGTCTCTGCGATCACGAAGCTTGTGCCCGCAGAGTTGAATATCACATTGGAGCGCGCACTCAAGGAGTCCGCGGATTTTCGCCGTGCCTACGAGGAGGACGAGAACGTCGCTAGAGTGATCGACCTCGCGCGCAAAATTGAAGGGTTACCGCGCAATACCTCCATCCATGCGGCGGGCGTTGTGATTGCGAAGAATCCGTTGTCGAGTCAGGTGCCCGTCTGGGTCTCTGAGGGCACGCTTGTTACGGAGTTCGACAAAGACGATGTGGAAGCACTCGGTCTGCTCAAGATGGACTTTCTGGGGCTGCGTACCCTCACCATTATTGCAGATACAGTGCGTCATATACGTACATCGCATGGGATTGAACTGGATGTTGATGCGATACCACTTGTCGATGAGAAAACATCACAAATGCTGTGTGATGGAGATACAGGAGCTGTCTTCCAGATGGAGTCAGCGGGCATGACGAATCTCGTCAAGGACTTGCAGCCGAAGGGCTTCGTCGATCTCATTCCGACGGTTGCGCTCTATCGTCCGGGGCCGCTCGGCAGTGGGATGGTGACGGACTTCATCGACGGCTTGCACGGGAAGAAAGAGGTCGTCTACATGCACCCCCTGCTCGAGCCAATCCTCAAGGAGACGTTCGGCGTCGTACTCTATCAGGAGCAGGTTATGCAGATTGTGCAGGTGCTCGCGGGATTCAGCCTCGGTCAGGCGGATCTCCTGCGCCGTGCGATGGGGAAGAAGAAGCACGACCTCCTGATGGCGCAGAAGGAGATCTTCTTGCAGGGCTGCGCGAAGAATGCGATTGAGGCGGGGCTTGCGAACCATATCTTTGACCTCCTGACGCATTTTGCGGACTATGGGTTCAACAAGTCTCACAGCGCTGCCTACGGACTGCTTGCATGGCAGACAGCGTATCTCAAGGCGCATTACCCTGTCGAGTTCATGGCAGGCGTTCTGACGAGCATTATGGACAAGACGGACAAGATTCCCGTCTACATTCAGCTCTGCCGCCAGATGGGGATTAAAATTTTGCCGCCCGACATCAACTCGAGTGCGGCGACATTCGGCATCGAGGATGGCGCGATCCGCTTCGGGCTTGCCGCCGTGCGCAATGTCGGCGAGAATGCGATTGTGAGCATGGAGCGCGTGCGCGCGGAGGGCGGACAGTTCCGCTCGCTCGTGGACTTCTGCGCGCGCGTCGATATGCGTACGGTCAACAAGCGCGCAATCGAAAGCCTCATCAAATGCGGCGCGTTTGACAGCCTCGGCACGGAGCGCAATCAGATGCTTGTGGCGCTTGATGCCGCGATGCAGGATGCAGCGCGCCGTCAGCGCGATCTCATGAGCGGGCAGATCGGCCTCTTTGGGGAGGACACGATGGAGGAGGTTCATCAGATTCAGATACCCTCCGATGTTCCGCCGAGCACTGCGCGTGAGCGCCTGGCATGGGAGAAGGAGGCGACGGGTTTCTACATCACGGGACATCCGCTCGACGATTACAGCGATACGCTCGGCGGGCTCCTCTCCATCGGCGAAATTCCGAACACGGTAAAGAGGGATCGCCAGCTCGTGCGGATCGGGGGCATACTGACGAGTACGAAGCGCTTTACGACGAAGAAGGGCGACACCATGCTCTTCGCGGAGCTTGAAGATTTCAGCGGCAAGATCGAACTAACGGTGTTTCCGCGTGTCTTCTATGCGCACGTGTCCGATTTGGAGACGGATATGATTCTCGTCGTGGAGGGGCATGTCGATACGACGGGCGAGGAGCCGAAGCTGCTCGCCGATCAGATCTGGCGGATGAGCGAATATCGTTCCTCCTTCTATCTGATTCCGTCTGCCGATGCTGACCGCCGTACGCTGTGGACGCAGATGCAGGAGCTCTTTGCCGCACACCCGGGAGATCATCCCGTCTATGTCCGCAGTGACGGGAGCTGGCGTCCGCTGCACGAAAATTACTGGATTGACGGTTCGGCGGCGGTGCGTCAGGCTCTTACGGCGCTTATGGGCGAGAGCGCTGTCAAGGTGCGATAG
- a CDS encoding DUF5677 domain-containing protein — MDRIELSKHIKKGDTLYTPYTDPEGLGSALSLSSWSQNWLPEFLWIGLIIHKYGRKIGLERIYHIIDELNSWSICVPQFSKILDLEREKRERFWSIVLKYVDRDVLASFTIVVTPDIDDVFYNFFFDYSINIDESISELFTIIKECSKFHDELTTDICFALDWFYVKSGRLHISSGVDLLPQALTAYYKYDHSDEIMRTYRPVIRSTFQGLCSIDSSKEFSKLIWGRLGEVSECNPLIILWDGSEKMKFFDKITKVIDYIAATNDDKKMDEKYAVIMGLTCYIYKIYREISEKKLENNISGRILFRTMVESYINLKYIMLQEKEIPDVYNRFKAYGLGKYKLVMAKMREGKYSVSDDAQFHQRIMELLVNEDMDEAFVNTSFGYFDKTQINKKFTLCDELMLYEIYYEYGTNFTHGFWGAIRETSMLICDNPAHNYHTVPDYYAEQKLRSVQDDCDMIMRKLFELISGYIELPDFYYVE, encoded by the coding sequence ATGGATAGAATCGAACTATCAAAGCATATAAAAAAAGGTGATACACTATATACTCCTTATACCGATCCGGAAGGGCTTGGATCTGCGTTAAGTTTATCGAGCTGGTCTCAGAATTGGCTTCCAGAATTTTTATGGATTGGGCTAATTATTCATAAATACGGGAGAAAAATAGGCTTAGAGAGAATTTATCATATTATTGATGAATTAAACTCATGGTCGATATGTGTTCCTCAGTTTTCGAAAATACTTGACTTAGAGCGAGAAAAAAGAGAGCGTTTTTGGTCTATCGTCTTAAAATATGTGGATCGTGATGTATTGGCTTCATTTACAATTGTTGTGACACCAGATATAGATGATGTCTTTTATAATTTCTTTTTTGATTATTCGATAAATATTGATGAGAGCATTTCTGAACTTTTTACAATAATTAAAGAATGTAGTAAATTTCATGATGAGCTTACAACAGATATATGTTTCGCCTTGGATTGGTTCTATGTAAAGAGTGGGAGATTACATATTTCAAGTGGAGTAGATCTATTGCCACAGGCATTGACTGCTTATTACAAATATGATCATTCTGATGAGATAATGAGGACGTATAGACCTGTAATAAGGTCAACATTTCAAGGGTTATGTAGTATTGATAGTAGTAAAGAATTTTCAAAATTGATATGGGGAAGATTGGGAGAAGTATCTGAATGTAATCCATTAATAATACTGTGGGACGGAAGTGAAAAAATGAAATTCTTTGATAAGATAACAAAAGTTATTGATTATATTGCTGCGACTAATGATGACAAAAAGATGGATGAAAAGTATGCGGTTATAATGGGGCTTACTTGCTATATTTATAAAATTTACAGAGAAATATCAGAAAAAAAACTTGAGAACAACATAAGCGGAAGGATACTTTTTAGAACTATGGTGGAAAGTTACATAAATTTGAAATATATTATGTTGCAAGAAAAAGAAATTCCTGATGTGTATAATAGATTTAAGGCTTATGGACTTGGGAAGTACAAGCTTGTTATGGCCAAGATGAGGGAAGGGAAATATTCTGTTTCTGATGATGCGCAGTTTCACCAAAGAATCATGGAACTTCTTGTTAATGAGGATATGGACGAAGCATTTGTTAATACTAGTTTTGGATACTTTGACAAAACTCAGATAAACAAAAAATTTACTTTGTGTGATGAACTAATGTTGTATGAAATTTACTACGAATATGGAACAAATTTTACTCACGGTTTTTGGGGAGCAATAAGAGAAACTTCAATGCTTATATGTGACAATCCAGCCCATAATTACCATACTGTCCCTGATTATTATGCCGAACAGAAATTAAGAAGCGTGCAAGATGATTGTGATATGATTATGAGGAAATTATTTGAACTTATTTCAGGATATATTGAACTTCCGGATTTCTATTATGTTGAGTAA
- a CDS encoding glycosyltransferase family protein, with the protein MERDKKMDLDRNRVAFITCVNDEDVYSECLLYLQSLHIPDGMTVDYVPVRNAASMCAGYNEGVRATNAKYKVYLHQDVLVVNKNLIADLLSIFADETVGLIGMIGCRSLPRSGVWWDGLRTYGRVLHHCEPESVVDSHCMEPDGAYIDVEAVDGLFLATQYDIRWREDLFTGWHLYDTSMCMEMQRHDFKVVVPNQEEDFWCIHCPREKPLAPEYKRYQKIFLHEYGAELHPEV; encoded by the coding sequence ATGGAAAGAGATAAGAAGATGGATCTGGATCGGAATAGAGTCGCCTTCATCACTTGTGTCAACGATGAGGATGTATACAGTGAGTGTCTTTTGTATTTACAGTCGCTCCATATTCCCGATGGGATGACAGTGGATTACGTACCAGTACGGAATGCCGCATCCATGTGTGCAGGCTATAACGAGGGGGTGCGTGCAACAAATGCGAAATACAAGGTATATCTGCATCAGGATGTGCTCGTCGTCAATAAGAATCTTATCGCGGATCTGCTTTCTATCTTTGCGGACGAGACGGTCGGGCTGATCGGTATGATCGGCTGCCGCAGTCTGCCGCGCTCGGGTGTCTGGTGGGACGGACTGCGCACGTACGGGCGAGTCCTCCATCACTGCGAGCCTGAGAGCGTTGTGGATTCGCACTGCATGGAGCCGGATGGCGCATACATCGACGTGGAGGCGGTGGATGGGCTCTTCCTCGCCACGCAGTACGACATCCGCTGGCGGGAGGATCTGTTTACAGGCTGGCATCTCTATGACACCTCGATGTGCATGGAGATGCAGCGGCATGATTTTAAAGTGGTTGTACCGAATCAGGAGGAGGACTTCTGGTGCATTCACTGTCCACGCGAGAAGCCGCTCGCACCTGAGTACAAGCGCTATCAAAAGATTTTCCTGCATGAGTACGGTGCAGAATTACACCCCGAGGTTTGA
- a CDS encoding DUF389 domain-containing protein, with protein MHGDIASIQEITERINAGVQFRGTNLSVLMLAIFIASIGLNMNSTAVIIGAMLISPLMGSILGIGYGLARYDGTYICSSAGSLFAQVFISIATSTLYFSLTPIDTPSSELLARTSPTIWDVLIAVFGGLAGIIGVTRKEGGNVIPGVAIATALMPPLCTAGYGFATGVTAYAVGALYLFFINSFFICLTAFVVLKIIDVPSKIARDSVEFSRQKHYLLTIAMIVTLPSCFFAYQSVEENLQNEQAKSYIEENFKAPPRLAISYTLDNEKKMLTVFTTAGIAEDDLAALTEKLHEKKHLRPFQLEVFSAETVEEREKTEAMIERRLSEVEKRGIPTVQEQQTVTALKSAREESEKQSTYILDWNREARIVFPQISRIAVGSVHAPAPAADKVASLSEMHIAFVYLQADLDEAARTRLTEWLSAKAQRSVEVHFLPEAPVVEENEAT; from the coding sequence TTGCATGGAGACATTGCGTCAATACAGGAAATTACAGAGCGGATCAACGCTGGCGTTCAGTTTCGGGGGACGAATCTCAGTGTCCTGATGCTGGCGATCTTCATTGCCTCCATCGGTCTCAATATGAACAGTACGGCAGTCATTATCGGCGCGATGCTGATCTCTCCGCTGATGGGGTCGATCCTTGGGATTGGCTATGGACTTGCTCGTTATGACGGCACATATATCTGTTCCAGCGCAGGGAGTCTGTTCGCCCAAGTGTTCATTTCGATTGCCACATCGACGCTTTATTTTTCCCTCACACCGATTGATACGCCCTCGTCGGAACTACTTGCGCGGACATCGCCGACCATCTGGGACGTTTTGATCGCGGTCTTTGGCGGGCTCGCGGGCATCATCGGTGTAACCCGCAAAGAGGGCGGGAATGTCATCCCCGGTGTTGCGATTGCGACGGCTCTGATGCCGCCGCTCTGTACCGCAGGATATGGCTTTGCGACGGGCGTGACAGCGTACGCGGTGGGGGCTCTCTATCTGTTCTTTATCAACAGTTTCTTTATCTGTCTGACGGCATTTGTTGTCCTCAAAATCATTGATGTCCCCTCGAAGATTGCGCGGGATTCTGTCGAGTTTTCAAGGCAGAAACACTATTTGCTGACCATTGCCATGATTGTCACCTTGCCCAGCTGTTTCTTTGCGTATCAGAGCGTGGAGGAAAATCTGCAGAACGAGCAGGCAAAGAGTTATATCGAGGAGAATTTCAAAGCACCGCCCCGTCTGGCAATCTCCTATACGTTGGACAACGAGAAGAAAATGCTGACGGTATTTACGACTGCCGGAATAGCGGAGGACGACTTGGCGGCATTGACGGAGAAGCTGCATGAAAAGAAACACCTCAGACCATTCCAGCTGGAGGTCTTTTCTGCGGAAACGGTGGAAGAGCGGGAAAAGACGGAGGCGATGATCGAGCGCAGGCTCAGCGAGGTTGAAAAAAGAGGCATTCCCACCGTGCAGGAACAGCAGACCGTGACCGCACTCAAGTCTGCCCGCGAGGAAAGCGAGAAGCAGAGCACTTACATCTTGGACTGGAATCGTGAGGCGCGCATTGTATTTCCGCAAATCTCCCGCATCGCCGTCGGGAGTGTGCACGCCCCAGCCCCTGCGGCAGATAAAGTGGCTTCTCTGAGTGAAATGCACATTGCGTTCGTCTATCTTCAAGCTGATCTGGACGAAGCGGCGCGTACACGTCTGACCGAGTGGCTTTCTGCCAAAGCACAGCGCAGTGTAGAGGTACATTTCCTGCCCGAAGCCCCTGTAGTAGAGGAAAATGAGGCGACGTAA
- the cutA gene encoding divalent cation tolerance protein CutA, with translation MTTQIKYVKLEIFIPESHLPQLRQALRSVGAGQIGNYDSCLAYSRVTGSWRPLAEASPYEGTIGELCEAPELKVELRVDANRAEETLAAIRAIHPYETPEIFVIPLLG, from the coding sequence ATGACCACGCAAATAAAATACGTGAAGTTGGAGATATTTATCCCTGAGTCGCATTTGCCCCAGCTGCGGCAGGCGCTCCGTTCGGTGGGGGCAGGACAGATCGGGAACTATGATAGCTGTCTTGCTTACTCCCGTGTGACGGGTTCATGGCGTCCGCTCGCGGAGGCGTCTCCGTACGAGGGGACAATCGGTGAACTCTGCGAGGCGCCGGAACTCAAGGTCGAGCTGCGCGTGGATGCGAATCGGGCAGAGGAGACGCTTGCGGCGATCAGAGCAATACATCCCTATGAGACGCCGGAGATTTTTGTCATCCCACTTCTGGGATAA